The Triticum aestivum cultivar Chinese Spring chromosome 7B, IWGSC CS RefSeq v2.1, whole genome shotgun sequence genome window below encodes:
- the LOC123161590 gene encoding protein BUNDLE SHEATH DEFECTIVE 2, chloroplastic → MAATSGLTATVTSPPAALRTSPPPVLFLRPISRCSRLHSLKAKAAAKDQDEKKPEATKKKAYSLVCTACEGNGAIACTQCKGGGENLEDHFGGRFKAGGLCWLCRGKREILCGSCNGAGFLGGFMSTADDTSE, encoded by the exons ATGGCGGCCACCTCCGGCCTCACGGCCACCGTTACCTCCCCTCCGGCCGCCCTTAGAACCTCGCCTCCTCCCGTTCTCTTCCTCCGCCCCATCTCTCGCTGCTCCAGGCTCCATTCCCTCAAGGCCAAG GCAGCAGCAAAGGACCAGGACGAAAAGAAGCCCGAAGCTACCAAAAAGAAGGCATACAGTCTTGTTTGCACTGCCTGCGAAGGGAACG GCGCAATCGCATGCACCCAATGCAAGGGAGGTGGGGAGAATTTGGAAGACCATTTCGGTGGCCGATTCAAAGCTGGAGGATTATGCTGGCTTTGCAG AGGAAAGCGTGAAATTCTATGTGGGAGCTGCAATGGCGCTGGCTTCTTGGGTGGATTTATGAGCACTGCCGATGACACTTCCGAATGA